The proteins below are encoded in one region of Thioalkalivibrio sp. K90mix:
- a CDS encoding oxidative damage protection protein, with amino-acid sequence MARTVNCVKLGKEADGLDFPPYPGEMGKKIYLNVSKEAWQAWLGHQTMLINEYRLTPVDPKARKFLEEEMEKFLFGDGSEKPEGFVDPNQS; translated from the coding sequence ATGGCACGAACCGTTAACTGCGTGAAACTCGGTAAAGAGGCCGACGGGCTCGATTTTCCGCCCTACCCCGGCGAGATGGGCAAGAAGATCTACCTGAACGTGTCCAAGGAGGCCTGGCAGGCCTGGCTCGGCCACCAGACCATGCTGATCAACGAATACCGCCTGACCCCGGTCGACCCCAAGGCGCGCAAGTTCCTGGAAGAGGAAATGGAAAAGTTCCTGTTCGGCGATGGTTCGGAAAAGCCGGAAGGCTTCGTCGACCCGAACCAGTCCTGA
- the mutY gene encoding A/G-specific adenine glycosylase, with the protein MTPFAERLLAWFARHGRSDLPWQHPRTPYRVWVSEIMLQQTRVETVTPYFLRFMEHFPDVESLAAADQDTVLHLWSGLGYYARARNLHRAAQHIVSEHGGDFPDTREALEQLPGIGRSTAAAIIAQAHDRPEPILDGNAKRVLARHAAVEGWPGSPSVQRELWAEAEARTPTTRCADYTQAIMDLGALLCTRTRPDCPQCPVAGDCQALAQDRTGELPAPRPRKDLPTRIRHAAHLQTVQGSLLVQRAAQGIWGGLYSLPEAAAAPELDEWVRSQWPQAEAQDTNGLRHTFSHYHLDLRIHCYRLPPNACGIMEGDRAIWYKPGTSRAVGIPAPIQRYLHEHKDSGNGTNR; encoded by the coding sequence ATGACACCCTTTGCCGAACGGCTGCTTGCCTGGTTCGCCCGGCACGGCCGCAGCGACCTCCCCTGGCAGCACCCTCGCACGCCCTATCGCGTCTGGGTCTCCGAGATCATGCTGCAACAGACGCGCGTGGAGACGGTGACCCCGTACTTCCTGCGCTTCATGGAACACTTCCCCGACGTCGAATCCCTCGCGGCCGCCGACCAGGACACGGTCCTGCATCTGTGGTCCGGCCTCGGCTACTACGCCCGCGCCCGCAACCTGCATCGCGCCGCACAACACATCGTGAGCGAGCATGGCGGAGACTTTCCGGATACGCGCGAGGCCCTGGAACAGCTCCCCGGCATCGGCCGCTCCACGGCGGCCGCGATCATCGCCCAGGCCCACGACCGGCCGGAGCCCATCCTGGACGGCAACGCCAAGCGCGTCCTCGCCCGCCACGCGGCCGTCGAAGGCTGGCCCGGCAGCCCGAGCGTCCAGCGCGAACTGTGGGCCGAGGCGGAGGCACGCACCCCGACCACCCGCTGCGCCGACTACACCCAGGCCATCATGGACCTGGGCGCCCTCCTGTGTACGCGCACGCGCCCGGACTGCCCCCAGTGCCCCGTAGCCGGCGACTGCCAGGCCCTGGCGCAAGACCGGACCGGAGAGCTGCCCGCGCCGCGCCCACGCAAGGACCTGCCCACGCGCATCCGCCACGCCGCCCACCTGCAAACCGTCCAGGGCAGCCTGCTGGTACAACGCGCGGCACAGGGCATCTGGGGCGGGCTGTACAGCCTCCCCGAGGCCGCCGCGGCGCCCGAACTCGACGAGTGGGTGCGCAGCCAGTGGCCGCAGGCCGAGGCACAAGACACCAACGGGTTGCGCCACACCTTCAGTCACTACCACCTCGATCTGCGCATCCACTGCTACCGGCTCCCGCCGAACGCGTGTGGGATCATGGAAGGCGACAGGGCGATTTGGTATAAACCCGGCACATCACGGGCGGTCGGCATCCCGGCTCCCATCCAGCGTTATCTGCACGAACACAAGGATTCCGGCAATGGCACGAACCGTTAA
- a CDS encoding DnaJ C-terminal domain-containing protein produces the protein MEYKDYYKILGVSRDASQDAIKKAYRKLARKYHPDVSKAPDAETRIKEVNEAYEALGDPEKRKAYDQLGSNWRQGQDFRPPPGWDGWAQHRGAGAGGGADFGGFSDFFESIFGGAGMGGAGRRRGAGGFNMRGADREGKVEITLDQALKGTEISVNDADGRVQRVRIPAGAKDGSRLRVRGQGDPGVGTGGSGDLLLEIRIKPDSRYRVEGRNLSRDIPITPWEAALGATIEVPTPHGWVNLKIPAGSQSGKQMRLKGKGLPGKPPGDLYLKLMIQAPPEDEAGDWYRKMAEQSSFAPRAGLTP, from the coding sequence ATGGAATACAAGGACTACTACAAGATCCTCGGCGTCAGCCGCGACGCCAGCCAGGACGCCATCAAGAAGGCGTACCGCAAGCTGGCGCGCAAGTATCACCCGGACGTCAGCAAGGCCCCGGATGCCGAGACCCGAATCAAGGAGGTCAACGAGGCCTACGAGGCCCTGGGCGACCCGGAAAAGCGCAAGGCCTACGACCAGCTCGGCTCCAACTGGCGCCAGGGGCAGGACTTTCGTCCGCCGCCTGGATGGGACGGCTGGGCCCAGCACCGTGGCGCGGGCGCCGGAGGCGGAGCCGATTTCGGCGGCTTTTCCGACTTCTTCGAGTCCATCTTCGGCGGTGCCGGGATGGGCGGCGCGGGCCGTCGCCGCGGTGCGGGCGGCTTCAACATGCGTGGTGCCGACCGCGAGGGTAAGGTCGAGATCACGCTCGATCAGGCCCTTAAGGGCACGGAGATCTCCGTCAACGATGCCGACGGGCGCGTGCAGCGCGTGCGTATCCCGGCCGGGGCCAAGGACGGCTCGCGCCTGCGCGTGCGCGGCCAGGGCGACCCGGGCGTGGGCACCGGCGGCTCTGGCGATCTGCTGCTCGAGATTCGCATCAAGCCCGACAGCCGCTACCGCGTCGAGGGCCGCAACCTCTCCCGCGACATCCCGATCACCCCCTGGGAGGCCGCACTGGGCGCCACCATCGAGGTCCCCACACCGCACGGCTGGGTCAACCTGAAGATCCCGGCGGGTTCGCAGTCCGGCAAGCAGATGCGTCTGAAGGGCAAGGGCCTGCCGGGCAAACCGCCCGGCGACCTGTACCTGAAGCTGATGATCCAGGCCCCGCCCGAGGACGAGGCCGGCGACTGGTACCGCAAGATGGCGGAACAGTCCTCGTTTGCCCCGCGCGCAGGGCTGACACCGTAG
- a CDS encoding Hsp20/alpha crystallin family protein has protein sequence MTMMRYEPWSLLGQLSRELGRMPDMPGTDDSAATSDWAPAVDIREETDAYVLHADIPGVDPKDIELHMENGVLTLRGERKHESEEEKNGYKRIERVRGTFFRRFSLPDTADAENISARSENGVLEVRIPKQARVQPRRIEITG, from the coding sequence ATGACAATGATGCGTTACGAACCGTGGAGCCTGCTGGGTCAGCTGTCGCGCGAACTCGGCCGCATGCCGGATATGCCCGGCACGGACGACTCCGCCGCGACGTCCGACTGGGCGCCTGCCGTCGATATCCGCGAGGAGACCGATGCCTACGTGCTGCACGCGGACATCCCCGGCGTGGACCCGAAGGACATTGAACTCCACATGGAGAACGGCGTGCTGACCCTGCGCGGCGAGCGCAAGCACGAAAGCGAAGAGGAAAAGAACGGCTACAAGCGGATCGAGCGGGTGCGCGGCACCTTCTTCCGCCGCTTCTCGCTGCCGGACACCGCGGATGCCGAAAACATCTCCGCGCGCTCCGAAAACGGGGTGCTGGAGGTTCGTATTCCGAAACAGGCACGCGTACAGCCACGCCGGATCGAGATCACGGGCTGA
- a CDS encoding AsmA family protein, with the protein MKWIKRLLALIAILLLLVVIVAIYLVATFDANDYKERIEAEVRDATGRELTLEGPIGLTLFPNLGLRLEEARLGNAEGFGDDPFAELDVVDVSLAVMPLLRRELDVRHIEADGVRLNLARDEDGRTNWEDLTERAEQARDEAVTGDNGEERTATESRLAMERIGIAGVTLTNTRVHWDDRMTGLQATLDPFRLEVGRFRPGVETPLEMEAVIRAEGGDLDEPVEFAMGLEGLMNVDLLSNRYSIRRLNANFGVEGAGLPRPVGISLETDVALEVADETKMRFERVTAGLGDARLTGLIELAGLGAGEELSVRSELRSNTFSVPDLMEGLGLEPPQTNDPDAFKRVALDLSASGSLTSLELNPFLITVDDTRLTGNARWDTSGERPLFDFNLSGNELNLDRYLPPEVERARTEGGPSNGERDDDDDIAIDLPVELLRGIDVRGEMALERLDALGMVMRNIQLEIRANEGDWRIDPLEAQAYEGQLSSRVRVDVREDTPRYELAADLADLDIGALLEDMQGDDARLMGIGDLELDIATRGNTVNALRSALNGSGSMQFSDGAVRGINVAQVIRRAEARLRGERLEEDEPNQTDFSDLTGTFDIRDGVVHNDDLVANSPLLRVRGEGSADLTDDTLDYLVNTTIVGTLEGQGGRSLEDLSGIRLPIRISGTFGDPSFRLDLEDILRERFEDDVRDRLGEEEERLRDRLMQRLDGDRSDDAEGETEESGERDLRRELERGLRERLR; encoded by the coding sequence ATGAAATGGATCAAGCGCCTGCTGGCCCTGATCGCGATCCTGTTGCTGCTGGTCGTGATCGTCGCGATCTACCTGGTCGCGACCTTCGACGCCAACGACTACAAGGAACGCATCGAGGCCGAAGTCCGCGACGCCACCGGCCGCGAACTGACCCTGGAGGGCCCGATTGGCCTGACACTCTTCCCCAACCTGGGCCTGCGCCTGGAAGAGGCTCGACTTGGCAATGCCGAGGGCTTTGGTGACGACCCGTTTGCCGAACTGGATGTCGTTGATGTCTCCCTTGCGGTGATGCCGCTGCTGCGCCGCGAACTGGACGTGCGCCACATCGAGGCCGATGGCGTGCGCCTGAACCTGGCCCGCGACGAAGACGGGCGCACCAACTGGGAGGACCTGACCGAACGCGCGGAGCAGGCCCGCGACGAGGCCGTGACCGGCGACAACGGCGAGGAGCGCACGGCCACCGAATCGCGCCTGGCCATGGAGCGCATCGGCATTGCCGGCGTGACCCTGACCAACACCCGGGTGCACTGGGACGACCGCATGACCGGCCTGCAGGCCACGCTGGACCCCTTCCGCCTGGAGGTTGGACGCTTCCGCCCGGGCGTGGAGACACCGCTTGAGATGGAGGCCGTGATCCGCGCCGAGGGCGGCGACCTGGACGAACCGGTGGAGTTCGCGATGGGCCTGGAGGGCCTGATGAATGTGGACCTCCTGAGCAATCGCTATTCCATCCGCCGCCTGAACGCGAACTTTGGCGTGGAGGGCGCCGGGCTGCCGCGGCCGGTCGGCATCTCGCTGGAAACCGACGTCGCGCTGGAAGTCGCCGACGAGACCAAGATGCGCTTTGAACGCGTAACTGCGGGCCTTGGCGATGCACGGCTGACGGGCTTGATCGAGCTGGCCGGACTGGGCGCCGGCGAAGAGCTCTCCGTGCGCAGCGAACTGCGCAGCAACACCTTCTCGGTGCCGGACCTGATGGAAGGTCTCGGGCTCGAGCCACCCCAAACCAACGATCCGGACGCGTTCAAACGTGTGGCGCTGGACCTGTCGGCCAGTGGCAGTCTGACATCGCTGGAACTGAACCCATTCCTGATCACGGTCGATGACACCCGGCTGACCGGCAATGCCCGCTGGGACACCAGTGGCGAGCGGCCCCTTTTCGACTTCAATCTGAGCGGCAACGAGCTCAACCTTGATCGCTACCTGCCGCCCGAAGTGGAACGGGCCCGCACCGAGGGTGGCCCCTCCAATGGCGAACGCGATGACGATGACGACATCGCCATTGACCTGCCGGTAGAGCTGCTGCGCGGGATCGACGTACGGGGCGAAATGGCACTCGAGCGCCTGGATGCCCTGGGCATGGTGATGCGCAACATCCAGCTGGAGATCCGCGCCAACGAAGGCGACTGGCGCATCGACCCGCTGGAAGCGCAGGCCTATGAAGGCCAGCTGAGCAGCCGTGTGCGCGTCGACGTACGCGAAGACACCCCGCGCTACGAACTGGCGGCCGACCTGGCCGACCTGGACATCGGCGCCCTGCTGGAAGACATGCAGGGCGACGACGCGCGACTCATGGGCATCGGCGACCTGGAACTGGATATCGCCACCCGTGGCAACACGGTAAACGCGCTGCGCAGCGCACTGAACGGCTCCGGCTCCATGCAGTTCTCCGACGGTGCCGTTCGTGGCATCAACGTCGCCCAGGTGATCCGCCGAGCGGAGGCGCGCCTGCGCGGTGAACGGCTGGAAGAAGACGAACCCAACCAGACCGACTTCAGCGACCTGACCGGCACCTTCGACATTCGCGATGGCGTCGTGCACAACGACGACCTGGTGGCCAACTCCCCGCTCCTGCGCGTGCGTGGCGAGGGCAGCGCCGATCTTACCGATGACACCCTCGACTACCTCGTCAACACCACCATCGTGGGCACCCTCGAGGGCCAGGGCGGACGCTCCCTGGAAGACCTGAGCGGCATCCGCCTGCCGATCCGCATCTCGGGCACCTTTGGCGACCCCAGCTTTCGCCTCGACCTGGAAGACATCCTGCGCGAGCGCTTCGAGGACGATGTCCGCGACCGCCTGGGCGAAGAAGAAGAGCGCCTGCGCGATCGCCTGATGCAGCGCCTCGACGGCGATCGCAGTGACGACGCCGAAGGCGAGACGGAAGAGTCCGGCGAACGCGATCTTCGACGCGAGCTGGAACGCGGCCTGCGCGAGCGCCTGCGGTAA
- the moaD gene encoding molybdopterin converting factor subunit 1 — MTVTVHYFARLREEMGRADEQAELPTESISVGDLWRHLHGDAPPERLMVAVNQEQAALDTLVRDGDEVAYFPPVTGG; from the coding sequence ATGACCGTAACCGTTCACTACTTTGCACGCCTGCGCGAGGAAATGGGGCGCGCCGACGAGCAGGCCGAGCTGCCCACCGAATCGATCTCCGTGGGCGATCTCTGGCGGCATCTGCATGGCGATGCACCGCCGGAACGCCTGATGGTGGCGGTCAACCAGGAGCAGGCGGCGTTGGATACACTGGTGCGGGACGGCGACGAGGTCGCCTATTTTCCTCCGGTGACCGGGGGCTGA
- the def gene encoding peptide deformylase, whose amino-acid sequence MSVRRILRMGHPDLRRVCDPVPESDFDSPGLHALVDDLVDTMHASEGLGLAAAQIGVPHRVAVIEIQPGNTRYPGAVPTGRLALVNPVVTVLDPTPQRYWEGCLSVPGLRGEVARPRHIAVDYHEPDGTPRHLEPEGFLATVFQHEIDHLDGTLFIDRVTDTTRLAFLDEYREFHAQA is encoded by the coding sequence ATGAGCGTTCGCCGTATTCTGCGCATGGGACACCCTGATCTGCGTCGCGTCTGCGACCCGGTACCCGAATCCGATTTTGACAGCCCCGGGCTGCACGCCCTGGTGGACGACCTCGTCGACACCATGCACGCCAGCGAAGGCCTCGGCCTGGCTGCTGCCCAGATTGGCGTTCCGCATCGCGTCGCCGTGATCGAGATCCAGCCGGGCAATACCCGCTACCCCGGTGCCGTACCGACCGGCCGCCTGGCCCTCGTGAACCCCGTCGTCACCGTGCTGGACCCAACCCCGCAACGCTACTGGGAAGGCTGCCTGTCCGTACCCGGGCTGCGCGGGGAGGTCGCCCGGCCGCGCCACATCGCCGTGGATTACCACGAGCCCGACGGCACGCCCCGCCACCTGGAACCCGAGGGCTTCCTCGCCACCGTGTTCCAGCACGAGATCGACCACCTCGACGGTACCCTGTTCATCGATCGCGTCACCGACACCACCCGCCTCGCCTTCCTCGACGAATACCGCGAGTTTCACGCGCAGGCGTAG
- the rdgB gene encoding RdgB/HAM1 family non-canonical purine NTP pyrophosphatase, with translation MDPSRRVVLATGNPGKLREIRALLEPLGLAIEPQSEHAVPEADETGLTFVENAILKARNAAQHTGLPAIADDSGLEVDALRGQPGIYSARYAGPEADDAANNARLLKALAGVPEAQRAARFRAVVVFLEHAEDPSPLIAEGVWPGRIVEQPSGANGFGYDPLFFVPEEGCTSAELSPEAKNRLSHRGQALAKLVAQLRERADH, from the coding sequence ATGGACCCGTCCCGTCGCGTCGTCCTCGCCACCGGCAACCCCGGCAAGCTGCGTGAGATCCGGGCCCTGCTGGAGCCGCTGGGGCTGGCGATCGAGCCGCAGTCGGAGCACGCGGTGCCCGAGGCCGACGAGACCGGGCTGACCTTTGTCGAGAACGCGATCCTCAAGGCACGCAACGCCGCGCAGCATACCGGCCTGCCCGCAATCGCCGATGATTCCGGCCTGGAGGTCGATGCCCTGCGCGGCCAGCCGGGCATCTACTCCGCGCGTTATGCGGGGCCGGAGGCGGACGATGCCGCGAACAACGCCAGGCTGCTGAAGGCGCTGGCGGGTGTCCCCGAGGCCCAGCGAGCCGCGCGGTTTCGCGCAGTCGTCGTGTTTCTGGAACATGCCGAGGACCCTTCTCCGCTGATCGCCGAAGGGGTCTGGCCGGGTCGTATCGTCGAGCAGCCCAGCGGTGCCAACGGCTTCGGCTACGACCCGCTGTTCTTTGTGCCCGAGGAGGGCTGCACCTCGGCCGAACTGAGTCCGGAGGCCAAGAATCGCCTGAGCCATCGCGGCCAGGCCCTGGCCAAACTGGTGGCACAACTGCGGGAACGTGCCGATCACTGA
- a CDS encoding molybdenum cofactor biosynthesis protein MoaE, translating to MAVELYSEDFDPWALVARAERDIPAEARGAASVFVGRMRDFNEDDTVTGLFLEHYPGMTERELERIVAEAESRWPLLGCLVAHRVGDVRPGDALVLVATWSAHRIAARDACSDILERLKHEAPFWKRERLADGSDRWVEKNTPGF from the coding sequence GTGGCGGTCGAGCTCTACAGCGAAGACTTCGACCCGTGGGCGCTGGTTGCCCGTGCCGAGCGGGACATCCCGGCCGAGGCGCGCGGGGCGGCCAGTGTGTTTGTCGGGCGTATGCGCGACTTCAACGAAGACGACACCGTGACCGGACTGTTCCTGGAGCACTATCCCGGCATGACCGAGCGCGAACTGGAGCGCATCGTCGCCGAGGCCGAGTCGCGCTGGCCGCTGCTGGGCTGCCTGGTCGCGCATCGCGTAGGGGACGTTCGGCCCGGTGATGCCCTGGTGCTCGTGGCCACCTGGTCCGCACACCGGATCGCGGCGCGCGACGCCTGCTCCGACATCCTCGAGCGCCTGAAGCACGAGGCCCCGTTCTGGAAGCGCGAACGCCTCGCCGACGGCAGCGACCGCTGGGTCGAGAAAAACACCCCCGGTTTCTGA
- the rph gene encoding ribonuclease PH: MRPSGRQADEMRPVRFTRHFTRHAEGSVLVEFGDTRVLCNATIESRVPPWLKNKGRGWVTAEYSMLPRSTHDRMAREAARGKLGGRTMEIQRLIGRSLRAVVDLEALGERQIIVDCDVIQADGGTRTASISGAYVALRDAIRKAREQGMIRKDPLHGHLAAISVGIFNGAPVLDLDYDEDSQAETDLNLVMNEAGGVIEIQGTAEGHAFRRDELNQMLDLGEKGIQQIVEAQRAALAKGDTD; encoded by the coding sequence ATGCGACCCAGTGGCCGACAAGCCGACGAGATGCGCCCGGTGCGTTTTACCCGCCATTTCACCCGGCACGCGGAGGGTTCCGTGCTGGTGGAGTTCGGCGACACCCGGGTGCTGTGCAACGCGACCATCGAGTCGCGCGTGCCGCCGTGGCTGAAGAACAAGGGTCGCGGCTGGGTGACGGCGGAGTACAGCATGCTGCCACGCTCGACGCACGACCGCATGGCGCGCGAGGCCGCGCGCGGCAAGCTGGGCGGACGCACCATGGAGATCCAGCGTCTGATCGGCCGCTCCCTGCGCGCCGTGGTTGACCTGGAGGCCCTGGGCGAGCGCCAGATCATCGTCGACTGCGATGTCATCCAGGCTGACGGCGGGACCCGTACCGCCTCGATCAGCGGTGCCTATGTCGCCCTGCGCGACGCGATCCGCAAGGCGCGCGAGCAGGGCATGATCCGCAAGGACCCGCTGCACGGGCACCTGGCGGCGATCTCGGTGGGCATCTTCAACGGTGCGCCGGTCCTCGACCTGGATTACGACGAGGACTCCCAGGCCGAGACCGACCTGAACCTGGTGATGAACGAGGCCGGCGGCGTGATCGAGATCCAGGGGACGGCCGAGGGCCATGCCTTCCGCCGCGACGAGCTGAACCAGATGCTGGATCTGGGCGAGAAGGGCATCCAGCAGATCGTCGAGGCCCAGCGGGCGGCGCTGGCCAAGGGAGACACTGATTGA
- a CDS encoding DUF2835 family protein — MHRYRVHLSISRHEMEDYYTGRAAVVYAESEGGISVQFPARLLRQHLDQRGVYGVFELVTDDQHRLLDFRRLTRP, encoded by the coding sequence ATGCATCGCTACCGCGTGCACCTGTCCATCTCGCGCCACGAGATGGAGGACTACTACACCGGGCGCGCGGCGGTCGTCTACGCCGAGTCGGAAGGCGGCATCAGCGTGCAGTTTCCCGCCCGGCTGCTGCGTCAGCACCTCGACCAGCGCGGCGTCTATGGCGTGTTCGAGTTGGTCACCGACGACCAGCATCGCCTGCTGGATTTCCGCCGCCTCACACGGCCCTGA
- a CDS encoding DegQ family serine endoprotease, whose product MRRLVSFLILLSTLAWAGPALAQLPAEVDGQPLPSLAPMLERTIPGVVNIATRARVVESVNPLFDDPFFRRFFDLPERQRERERQGLGSGVIVDAAEGTILTNSHVIARADEILVTLYDGRQYEAEVVGTDPATDVAVIRIDAENLRAIPLADSDALRVGDFVVAIGNPFGLGQTVTSGIVSALGRSGLGGSGFEDFIQTDASINPGNSGGALVNLRGELVGINTAILARGGGNIGIGFAIPTNMARQIQDLLVAEGRVERGALGVGIQDLTPALAQAFDLDVTQGAVITDVQPDSAASRAGIEAGDVVLTIDGKAVRNAADLRNRLGLLRVGSEVEMRILRDGRERTLTARLERPEIHQAEGAAIHPRLEGVRLAEHTPPGASRSRVVIIDVEAGTPGARAGLRPGDMLLAVNRQRVEHLADLPRQLSPQQALELQLRRGNQTLYLTLR is encoded by the coding sequence ATGCGTCGGCTGGTCTCTTTCCTGATTCTGCTGTCGACCCTCGCCTGGGCCGGCCCGGCCCTGGCACAACTCCCCGCCGAGGTCGACGGCCAGCCCCTGCCCTCTCTGGCCCCGATGCTGGAACGCACCATCCCCGGGGTCGTCAATATCGCCACCCGCGCCCGCGTGGTGGAATCCGTCAATCCGCTGTTCGACGACCCGTTCTTCCGCCGTTTCTTCGACCTGCCCGAGCGCCAGCGCGAACGCGAGCGTCAGGGGCTCGGCTCGGGCGTGATCGTGGATGCGGCCGAAGGCACCATCCTGACCAACAGCCATGTGATCGCGCGCGCGGACGAGATCCTGGTGACCCTGTACGACGGGCGCCAGTACGAGGCGGAGGTGGTTGGTACCGACCCGGCAACCGACGTGGCCGTGATCCGCATCGACGCAGAGAACTTGCGCGCGATCCCACTGGCGGATTCCGATGCCCTGCGCGTCGGCGACTTTGTCGTCGCGATCGGCAACCCGTTCGGCCTCGGCCAGACGGTGACCAGCGGCATCGTCTCCGCGCTGGGGCGCAGCGGACTCGGCGGCTCCGGGTTCGAGGACTTCATCCAGACCGATGCCTCCATCAACCCGGGCAACTCGGGCGGCGCGCTGGTGAACCTGCGCGGGGAACTGGTCGGCATCAACACCGCCATCCTGGCGCGCGGCGGCGGCAACATCGGCATCGGGTTCGCGATCCCGACCAACATGGCGCGCCAGATCCAGGATCTGCTGGTCGCCGAGGGCCGCGTCGAGCGCGGCGCACTGGGCGTCGGCATCCAGGACCTGACGCCGGCGCTGGCGCAGGCCTTCGATCTCGACGTTACCCAGGGCGCGGTCATTACCGACGTACAACCGGACTCCGCCGCGAGCCGTGCCGGGATCGAGGCCGGCGACGTGGTGCTGACCATCGACGGAAAAGCCGTGCGCAATGCCGCGGACCTGCGCAACCGCCTGGGTCTGCTGCGGGTGGGGAGCGAGGTGGAGATGCGGATCCTGCGCGACGGGCGCGAACGTACCCTGACCGCGCGTCTGGAACGCCCCGAGATCCACCAGGCCGAGGGTGCGGCGATTCATCCGCGGCTGGAGGGCGTGCGCCTGGCGGAGCACACACCACCCGGCGCCAGCCGCAGCCGTGTCGTGATCATCGACGTGGAGGCGGGCACCCCGGGCGCCCGAGCGGGGCTGCGCCCCGGCGACATGCTGCTGGCGGTCAACCGCCAGCGCGTCGAGCACCTGGCCGACCTGCCGCGCCAGCTCTCGCCGCAACAGGCACTGGAACTACAACTGCGACGCGGCAACCAGACGCTCTATCTGACCCTGCGATAG
- the moaC gene encoding cyclic pyranopterin monophosphate synthase MoaC has protein sequence MNDLTHFDAEGHAHMVDVGGKSVTHRVAIAEGRIYMQPETLQRIREGRHAKGDVLGIARVAGIMGAKRTGDLIPLCHPIGLTRVALELDIESTAVRVQATCEVHARTGVEMEALTAVSTALLTVYDMCKAVDRGMVIDGVRLLEKRGGRSGTWRADTTQGEPR, from the coding sequence ATGAACGATCTCACTCACTTTGATGCCGAAGGCCATGCACACATGGTCGATGTCGGCGGCAAGTCGGTCACCCACCGGGTCGCGATTGCCGAAGGCCGCATCTACATGCAGCCGGAAACCCTGCAGCGGATCCGCGAAGGCCGCCATGCCAAGGGGGACGTTCTGGGGATCGCCCGCGTCGCGGGTATCATGGGCGCCAAGCGTACCGGTGACCTGATCCCGCTGTGCCACCCGATCGGTCTGACGCGTGTGGCCTTGGAACTGGATATCGAGAGTACCGCCGTCCGTGTGCAGGCGACCTGCGAGGTCCACGCCAGGACGGGTGTGGAGATGGAGGCCCTGACCGCGGTCTCCACCGCACTGCTGACGGTGTATGACATGTGCAAGGCCGTGGACCGCGGCATGGTAATCGATGGCGTACGCCTGCTGGAGAAGCGTGGCGGCCGCAGCGGCACCTGGCGGGCGGACACGACGCAAGGAGAACCCCGATGA
- a CDS encoding YicC/YloC family endoribonuclease: MIASMTGFARQPMTLDQGVYDWELKSVNHRYLELRIHLPEALRALEPEVRNRLKKRLSRGKVDVVLRDRGQSGGSPTAFDVDRVQSLIEATESVADMMKHDASVSPLDILAWPGVLEGAKIDTDRLAGPILAELDSAIDALVAMREAEGQELVNGLRDRLEALAEHVVLIRERREPMLVEQRERTLSRINELDLSLDPKRLEQEVALLAQRLDIAEELDRIDGHVKAVREILGKDGPSGRRLDFLMQEFNRETNTLASKSHDLEITRATVEMKVLIEQMREQVQNLE, encoded by the coding sequence ATGATCGCGAGCATGACCGGCTTCGCCCGGCAGCCGATGACGCTGGACCAGGGCGTTTACGACTGGGAACTGAAGAGCGTCAACCATCGCTATCTCGAGTTGCGCATCCACCTGCCGGAGGCCCTGCGGGCGCTGGAGCCCGAGGTGCGCAATCGCCTCAAGAAACGGCTGAGTCGGGGCAAGGTCGATGTGGTGCTGCGCGATCGCGGCCAGTCGGGCGGCTCGCCCACCGCATTCGACGTGGACCGCGTGCAGTCGCTGATCGAGGCGACCGAATCCGTCGCCGACATGATGAAACACGATGCCAGCGTGTCGCCGCTGGATATCCTCGCCTGGCCCGGGGTGCTGGAGGGGGCGAAAATCGACACCGACCGCCTCGCCGGCCCCATTCTTGCCGAGCTCGACAGCGCGATCGACGCCCTGGTGGCGATGCGCGAGGCCGAGGGCCAGGAACTGGTCAACGGCCTGCGCGATCGCCTGGAGGCCCTGGCCGAGCATGTCGTGCTCATCCGCGAGCGGCGCGAGCCGATGCTGGTCGAACAGCGCGAACGCACCCTGAGCCGCATCAACGAGCTAGACCTGAGCCTGGACCCGAAGCGGCTGGAGCAGGAGGTGGCGCTACTGGCACAACGCCTGGATATCGCCGAGGAGCTGGATCGCATCGACGGCCACGTGAAGGCGGTGCGCGAGATCCTGGGCAAGGACGGCCCCAGCGGGCGGCGCCTGGATTTCCTGATGCAGGAGTTCAACCGCGAGACGAATACCCTCGCCTCCAAGTCGCATGACCTGGAGATCACCCGCGCAACCGTCGAGATGAAGGTCCTGATCGAGCAGATGCGCGAGCAGGTACAGAACCTCGAATAA